The stretch of DNA CACCTTTTGGTAATTTTACACCATATTTTAAGTACTTTTTGGGTTCATTTAAAAAATCTACTACTTCTTCAAGTTCTTCTTTGATTTCTTTTATTCCAGCAACATCTTTAAAAGTTACATTCGAAGTTACTGCTTGAATATTTGTGTTTAAATCTTCATTTGAAGCATTTGCTTTTGATTCTTCTAATTGAGAACTAAATGATTTAATTTTTTTATTTTTATTAAAATACTCTTTTAATTTATCTTGTTTTAACTTTATTACTAAAGCTACAAAAAGTAAAATAAATAAAAATCCTATTCCTAAATAATATGAACTTCCCTCTATATGAGAGCCGCCTTTATAAAGTGTATATAAAAAAAGAATTAATAAAACCATGGCAGAAATTGCCATTAGTTTAAAATTCTTATCTAATATTTTATTATCTGAATTTTGCGACATTATTTTTAGCCTTTACATCATAATCATCAATAAATATCCAATCGCCTACTAAATCAACAGTAGAATCAATTTCAATATGATTAAAATGTTGATCTAAACCTATGTATTTCCCATTTTTTTCTTGTTCTATTAATATTTCTAAAGTTTTATTATTGTTTTTTCTAAAATTATAATTTTTTTCTTCAATAATTTTAGTTAATTCGTTATAACGTAATTTTGCAATATTACCACGAACTTCAGGTTTCATAGTTGCACTTGGTGTTCCATCTCTTTTTGAATATGTAAATGCATGTACATGTGTAAGAGGGAATTTATGAAGATTTTCCATAGCTTCTTTCCATAATTCTTCAGTTTCACCTGGGTGTCCTACAATAAAGTCAGTTCCTAAAGCATAGCCATTTTCACTTAAAAATTCAAAAAGCTCTAAATCTGATAAAACTTTATTTCTTCTATTCATAATTTTTAGCATATCTTTTGAAGTATGTTGAAGTGCAATATGTAGATGCTTTGCCATAAATGGTTCATTTACCAATTCTTTAAATTCATCATCAATTTGAATAGGCTCAATACTTCCCATTCTAATTCTTCTAACACCTTTGATTTGTGACATTTTCTTTAAAAGTTTTGCTAATGAAGTATGCTGTTTTTTTCCATAAGAACCTACATTTGTTCCTGTTAAAATAAATTCACCAAATCCATTTGATGCTAAAGTTTCAACTTGTTCTAATATTTTTTCTTCACTATAAGATCTTGCATCTCCACGTACGTGAGGAATAATACAATATGAACATCTAAAATCACAACCTTCTTGAATTTTGATAAAAGCTCTACTTTTACCTATAAATTCTTCTACGATTGTATTATCAAGATGTTCTAAATCACCAGCTTGGAAAAATCTATCTTCTTGTTGTAAAAGTTCATTTATTTTTTCTTTTTCTGAATGTCCAAATAAAGCATCAACTTTTTCTTCTTTAAATAAACTCTCACCTTTTGTCCATACTCCACACCCTGTAAATACAACTCTTGGATCTTTTGGAAGTTTCTTTAAAGAATTTATATAACCACGAGCTGTACTATCAGCACCATTTGTAACAGTACATGAGTTAATAACTACAACATCTGCATCTTTTTCATTTTGTGTAACATCAAAATCTTTTAAGTTACTCATCATAACTTGTGTATCAAAAACATTTGTTCTACATCCAAATGTTTTAAAATATACTTTTTGTTTATCTTTAGTAAAATTCATGTATTTTCTTAACCCTCTATATCTTCTAAGTCTTCTGGTTTTGGTCTATTTGAACGTGATGGACCATAATGATTTTCCGTATTATTCATATTAATTTGTTGAGTAGGATATGCAATATGAATATCATCTTCTTTCATAAATGCTTCTAATATCTCTGGACTCATAGTACTTCTTAATTGTAAAGCTGCATAAGAATTTGTAAGATACCATCCTGAAATTACAATTCCATACGATTCAACAAAAGTGAATACACGTGGTTCAACTCCTGTTGCTCTAAGTTGATATTTACTTCTCATTTTGCTTAACTGTTTTCTTGTAATATCTGTATAACCTTTTGAATAATGCTTTAAAATATCTCTTGAAATTTTTTGTGCTTTTTTATAATTTGAATCAAAAGTAATAGTAATATCAATACCATCCCAAACAGTTCTAAGTCCTGAATGTGTATAGTTTGCAATCATTTCAGAGAATATATAATTATTTGGAATAAAGAAAATACGACCTGTTCTTCTATTTACTGTATATGAAGTATAAGTAATATCTTCTCTAATTGTGATTTTAAATAGTGAAATATCTAAAACATCACCAACAGCTTGAACACCACTTCTACTTACTTTAATTCTATCACCAACTTGTATAGAACCAGATGTAACCATTACCATCCATCCAAATATAGACATAAACCAATCTTTTAAAGCAATAGCAATACCAGCTGATGCAAACCCTAAAATTGTTACAAGATATGAAACATTATCAATATACGAAAACATTAAAATCATCACAATTAAAAATACAACTGTAAAGTTAATAATTTTATTTGTCATATAGTAACTCTCATTTTGTGAGAAGTATTTTTTAAGTGCAAGTTTTACTAAAAATGAAACGAATGCTAAAACTAAAAGTATTATAAATATAAAAAGAACTTTTTCAACTTGTTGTGATATTTGATTTTTAATCTCTAAAATTACTTGTTCGATTTTTCTTGTATAAACTTCTTCTGTAGTTGATACAATTTCTAAAACCATATTAAAATCTTTTTTCTGCTTATCTAGAAAAGTAATCTTTTCTTTATAATCACTTCTTTGTTCTAAATTAAATAGTTCTAAATATAAAAAGAGTTCTTCGTCTAACTTAATTGTTAAATCACTAATATCTTCTTCTCTATTTTTAAATTGGTTTTTACTATCTTCTAACTTTTTAATTTGAGAAAGTGCATTTATAATACCAAAAGGATTTGATATATGATCATAAGCTTCAATTTCTGGAGGATTAATAAAGCCACCAATTGGTGATCCCTTATACTCTTCTATTAATTCAAGTTCATTTTCTTTTACTCTTATTTTATTATGAAGTTGGTATACCTGCTCTTCTTCTGCATTTTTCTTATTTGTTAAACTTCTCTTTAAAATAGCTAGTTCTGTAGATATTTTTCTATATGAAAGATAATTAGAATATCTTTTTAAAAGAATATTATTTTTTAATCCTAATTCAATTTTTTTAATCTTTTCAAGTAAACTTTCAATTTTTGCAAGATTTTGAATATTAATCTCTTTTTTTTTCTTTTCTTCTAACTCTTTTTTTTCTTTTTCTTTTAATTCAATTTGTGCTTCATTGAATTTTTCTTTTATTATATTTTGTTCGATTTTTTTAACTTCTGCTTTATCTTTTTTATCAACAACTTCACTTTCGGCAAAAACTGTAATTGTAAAAATAAATATTAATAATAAATTTTTAAGCACAAGTAAAACCCTCTAAAACTTCAATCATATCTTTTTTATCCACTTCATTTGTGATTAAACAATCACCAATACCACGTGCTAATATAAATTTGATTTTATTATCCAAAGATTTCTTATCTAAAAAGAAATGCTCATAAAAGTCTTCAACATTTTTAATATTATAACTTGTTGGAATATTATACTTTTCAAGTAATTTTTTAACCCTTAAAGCATCATCTTCGCTCATTAAGCCTAACTTAACAGATGCAGCATTTGCCATCATCATACCAATTGCCACAGCTTCACCGTGTAAATAAGTATTATAATTTGTTTCATTTTCAACAACATGCCCAAAAGTATGTCCATAATTTAACGCAGCTCTAATACCGTGTTCTTTTTCATCTTGTGAAACTACATAAGCTTTTGTTTCTACAGATTTTTGAATCGCTATTTTTAAATTAGCTTCATCTGTAATATCATTTTGTTCTAACCATTCAAAGAAGTCTTTATTAAAAGTAACAGCCATTTTAACGATTTCAGCTACTCCTGCTCCAAATTCTCTTTTTGGAAGAGTTTTTAACATTGAAGGATCAATATAAACTGCAATTGGTTGGTGAAAAGCACCAATTAAGTTTTTTCCAAACTTATTGTTAATACCAGTTTTTCCACCAACACTTGCATCAACTTGTGATAAAAGTGTAGTTGGAATTTGAATAAAATCAATACCTCTTTGGTAAATAGAAGCAGCGAATCCAGTCATATCACCAATAACACCACCACCAAAAGCAACAAGTAATGATTTTCTATCTAGTCTTTTAGTAAAACAGTGTTCTAAAATAGATTCTATTGTTTCCATATGCTTATATTGTTCACCATCAGGAATAGTACAAACACTAAGTTCTTTTGCATTAAGCTTAGTTTTTAAGTACTCTAAGTGGAAACCACTAACAGTTGGGTTAGTAACAATTACGACTTTTGTATCGAAATAAAGTTCGTTCAGTTTATCTATAAAAATATCATAAGAATTATCGTGGGGTAAATTAATTTTAACAGTCATTTTAAATATATCCATATTGTTTAGTATAAGTGTAGTTATATTATCTAAAATTTAATAAAAAAGCTTTGAAGAATATTATATTTAATACTCTATTTAAACTTAGTAGAAAATTTTGTCTTTTTCTACTATTATTTTACTAATAATAGAAAAAAACAAATCAAAAATTATCCGATGAATTTTCCATTTTTTAATCTTTGAGCATCCATTATTTCAATCTCTCTTGCACCTGAGATTACAATTTTAGGATCTACACTATAATCAATATCTGCATCCCTATCTTTATAATCAACAGAATTTAATATAACTTTTAAAGCTTCTAATCTAGCTTTTTGTTTATCATTTGAACGAATTACTGTCCATGGAGCATTGTGTGAATGAGTTTGTTTTAACATATTATATTTTGTTAAAGTAAAATCATCCCATCTTTCTTGAGCTTGCATATCAATTTCACTTAATTTCCATTGTCTTAAAGGATCTGTTTTTCTTCTCTCAAATCTATTAGCTTGTTCATCTTTTGTAACTGAGAAATATAACTTAACAATTATTGTACCTTGTGTTGTTAAATCATTTTCAAAAAAAGTAACACTATTCATAAAATCTGAATACTCTTTTTCTGTACAAAAATCAAAAACGTGTTCAACCATAGCTCTGTTATACCAAGATCTATCAAAAAGAACTACTTCTCCACCTCTTGGAAAATGCTCAATATACTTTTGATAATACCATTGAGTTTTTTGCTCTTGTGTTGGTTTACCAAGTGCTACAACTCTATAATGTTTTTCATTCATATATCTTGTTATTCTTCTGATTGTTCCACCTTTTCCAGCAGCATCTCTACCTTCAAAAAGAATAATCATCTTTTGTTGAGTATCTTCTAAATGTTTTTGAAGTTTAATTAATTCAGCTTGATAAGGCTTAAGTGCTTTTTCAGCCTCTCTTTTACTTGATATCTTTAAACTTTTTTCTTCTAAGTTCTTATAGTTTTTATAGATACTAACTAATTCATCTAAAGATACTTCATCTTCATCAATTTTTACAATTTTATCAACCATTTTATCTCCAATATAAAAAATATACTATACTTTACTCCATAGAATAAATATAATTTTAACATAACTGTACCTATTATTAAATTAGAAAGATTTTATATAAAAATAATTACTATTTAGTTACAGATAATCTTAATTAAAAATAAATAATTAATCCAATGATTTATATAGTTTTCCAAGTTTCTCTGAAATTCTACAAAGAAGTTTTATTTCAAGGCACGTAAAACTTTATATTCTTCTAAAGCATAATCATCGGTCATACCGCTAATATAATCAATAATAAGTCTAACACGATGATACCACTCTAAAATTTCATATGATTTTACATCTTCATTATTTAGTTCTTTTATGTTATTTTTATATGCGACAATTTGCTTTGGAGAAATTCTTCTTAATAATCTCATAGAAATAAAACAATCAATTTCTTCATCTCTTAATAATTTTTCAAAATCTTTTATATCCAAATCTAAAAGTGGTTTATAATTTGTAAATAATCCATTTATTATTGCATAACATTTAAGTTCCAATGTTTGAATGTGTTTGTTTTGATAAATATATTTCATTGATATATTTTGTAAAATTTTTATTGCTTTGTAATATTTACTTTCTTTATCAAATTCAAGCAAAGCATAGTTAAATTCTCCATTAAATATTTTTTCATGATTATCTATAAAAATGTCCACAACATGATAAACTAAAGAAGATACAATCTTTGCTCGAACTAGCGTAAAGAACATATTAAACTGATATGGTTCTTCATCTTCTTTTGCTTTTTCATACCTATCTTGAATAACTTCTAAAAGATAATGTTCATCCTCTTTCTCACACTCTTGTTTTATAAGATTATAAACATCATCTAATGATAAAATTCCTTTTTCAACTGAATCTTCTAAATCAGCAGTAAGATATGAAATATCATCAGCAGCTTCCATAATATAAGTTATTGGAAATCTACATCCTTCTTTTACTTCTAAAGTTTCTTGAATTTTTTCTATGAAATTCTTTTCACTATAGTAATAACCTGGCTTTTTCTTTAGATAATCAAACTTTTCGCCTTGTTTAGGTTTATCCTCAAAAGCGCCTCTTGTATATTTTAAAACAGATAATATTTGAGTATACGATAGATTTAGTCTTTGTAATTTTGAGATAACTCTTATAGCTTGTGCGTTTCCATCATAATTACAAATATCTTTTTTGATTAATTCTTTTAAATTTATATGTTCTTTTGTAATTGTTTCAAAACTATCTAATTTTGCAATCAAGTTTTTTGAAATCCAATCATTTATAGTTTGCTCAGCAAAATGTCCAAAAGGTGGGTTTCCTATATCATGAAGTAAGCTTGTCATTTCAGCAGTTGAAACAAAAGCGTTTTCTAAACCTTCTAATTTATAAAAATCTAAACCTTTTTTCTCCTTTAATTTAGAAAGAATAGTTTTAGATATAAAACGGGCATTTTGAGAAACTTCTAAAGAATGAGTTAAACGAGTACGAATAGAAGCATTTAATTCTAATGCAAAAACTTGAGTACGCTTTTGCAATCTTCTAAAAGCAGGAGAAGACAAAATTCTTCCCCTATCACTTTCAACTGAGGCATCAATATTTTTTGAAGGATAAAACTCTCTATCTACTGTAATTTTTTTATTATAATCTATCATTTGATTATGTTCCTTTAATATACATTCTATTAGAGTCTTTATTTTATCTTTTTCGAATTTATATGTAAAGATATAAAATTATTATTCTTAAGCTATTTTTTTAATAACCATGCATTAAATTGTTCATTTAATTCAGTACCATAATCAGACCAAAAAGCACTGTTAACTTTAAAACCTTCATCTAAATGGGCCGTTGGAAGATTTTGCTGTGCTTCTTTATCTACTAAATTAGTTGAAGATTTTCTTGTTGGTCCATAATTAATATCTTTTACTCCAGATAATGGTACTGTTGAAGTAGCATAAGCTATAAATTTCTTTGATAATTCTAATTTTTTTGTTCCTTTAACTATGGCCCAACCATCTAAATCAAATCCTTGTGCATCCCAAACAACATTAAATTTCGTAAATCTACCATTAGGTGCTTGAGACATAATTACTGATCCATCATTTAATAATTGAGGTGATTGCGACCATGAATCAAACCAAATAACTGAGTCTTTAATTGTATCAAGTTTTGCAAATGCTCTTTTAACACCTTCTTGTGTTTCTAGAACATCATAAACATCTTTAGCCGCTACGCCATCAGCTATTAATGCCCATTCCATATTTATTTGTGCTCTCTTGTTCAAACCTCTTTTACCTGGTATCTTTTTTGTATCAAATAAATCATTTATTGTTTTAGGTTTAATATCACCTATAAATTTGTCGTTATAAGCAAATACAGCAGACCAAAAAGTAATTCCCACAGCACACTCACTTGATAATGCTAAAGGATAAAAATCATTTTTTGCACTAACTCCATCATCCCCTTTTGGTAAAAACTCTGGATCAATTATTTCTAAAAGATTTTCATTACAAGCTTTTTCTAAATCAATATAATCAATATCGATAACATCCCATTTAACATTACCTGAATCTACTTGTGCTTTTATCTCAGCTGTTCCACCTTTATAGTCATCAGTTAAAATATTTATACCTGTTTTTTTCATAAAAGGTTCAATCATATGTTCTTTCTGGATTTTACTATAATCCCCACCAAACCCCATAACTGTTAAACTCTCTGATGCAAAGCTTGATATGTTTAAAGATGCTATTAAAGATGCTATTAATACTGTTTTCTTCATTTTAGTTTCTCCTAAATAAAATTTGAAACACGTTAAGAGGTATTAACCTCCCGGGCTTTTATCCCTCCGTGTAACTCTATTTAAGAGTCGATTGCTCTTGGACCAGACAACTTATAAATAAGTTCGGAACCCTAGCTACCATTTGTAGTTATTTTAAATGAGGTAAATACCTCTGATATGTTTCGTTAAATTAATACTATATAATATAACTAATAATAAATAACTAAAGTGTATATAAAATAAACAATATCTATTTTTCTAAATTATTACCAATCATCCATCGCATCTTTTGTATCAATTAATGTAAGTTCTACATCATTTGAGCTTTCTCTTGTTCCCATATATATTCTAGGATATGCTTCAATTATATCATCATCATTTGCAGCTGTTCCATTTATAAAGACGAATTCTAGGTGTTTTGCATACTTCATTAATTCTGTAAAGTAATCTGCTGATATTTGTCCTATTTCATCTATAATACAATGATATCTTGTGTGTTCATTATTTGCAAATTTATTTGTTACCATTCTAAGTAATGTAATATATATAATAGCTTTTATCATAATAGATGTTCCATTACTTCCTACACTATCGAGTGTTGCTATTCCTTTTGTAACTTGTGCATTTTCACTTACATCAAATGTTAAAGTACTTATATCCGAAACTGTTATATTTTTCTTAAAAGTTTTATCTAATATGATTTGTAAATCTTGTGCTATATTAATAAGTTCATCTTTTACTTGTTCTGATCTATCAGAATTTTCATAACCAATTAGCATATTAGCACTTAACATATCTCCAATACTTTCGATTTTACTTACTATTTCATCTTTTCCTGTATCTTTAAAACTAAGTCTTATATAATCTATTACAGAAATTTTATCAATACCATCACTAATTGTTCTATTTATTTTATTTACATCTTTTACAATACTTTGGAAAGTCCCTTTGATATGTGATATTTTACTTACTGCATCATTTATAGCTTCTATTAGTCTATGAAGTTGTAAACTTGTTCCTTCAATATCAAATTTTGTTTTTATAAAATCTATATATGATTTTGCTATTAAAATATACTGTTCTATATTCTCTTCAAAAATATTTAAATCTGATTTTGTTTTTAATTTCATCATATTTTCAGAAGGAATACCATCAATTATTTTTCCTGTTTCAAGGATTATAATCTTTTCTTTTTCATTTTGTTGAACTTTTAGTGTTTCGTATCTTTCAAATACTCTTATATATTTTTTACTATCAAGTAAAGATACTATTTCTTTTTCATCATATTCTTCATAATTATTATTTGCATTTATTTCAACTTGCAATATTTGTTCTTTAAAAGTCTCAAAAGAATCTGAATGATTTTTAAAAATAATTATATTTTTTTCTATTTCAATTAATTTATCTTCAATTAAATGAATTGATTCATCAAAATAATCTTTATCACTATTTCTTTGTTTTTTAATTGTTAGAGCTTGTTCTTTTAGTGAATTAATAGCATTATAGTTCGGTAATACTTCATCTTTATATCTTAAAACTAATGATTTATTATCTTTAATACTTTTTAATGTTTTATTCAATTGATTAATAGCTTTTTGTAATGATTCAAGTTCTGTTATATCAATATTTTCACTTTGCTTAATTGTATTGTATGTATTGTGGATTCTTGAATCTGAGTCTTCTATAAGTTTTTTATATTTTTTATTTATTCCAATAATTTCTTGTTTACAAGTATTTAATTGTGCATTTAAATTACTTTCTTTATCATTATATTCTTTGTCAATTTTAGCAATAAAATCAGCTTTGTTTTTTCTTATGATAGAAATATAATCTTTAACTTGTATTAATTGTATTTTATATTTTTCAAGATTACTCTTTTTTTCTTGTATATTTTTTTCTAATTCTTCTTTTAAAAGTTTAGTTTCATCTTCTAATCTTTTTGTTTCATTGATTATTTTTATCTCATTATCTTTGATTTTTGGAGATAAGATATATAATTCTCTTGATTTTTCTTTTATTAATCTTTGATATTTATTTGATGATGATTTTAAATTGTCCTCAAGATTTTTGAATTTGATATTGTGTTTTATTATTATTTCATCGAGATCTTTTTGTAAATTTGCTTTAGAATTTTCAAGTGTACTAATATCATATTTACTAGCCAAAGAATCAATATCACCATTAATTCTTAAACCATAAAAAGAATCATCTTTGTTTTCAAAACTATTTTCAAGTGAAAAATCAAGATGTTTTTCTTCAAATAATATCTCATCACTTGCAATAGCAAGTATTTTTGTTTTATTTGGAACATTATTTTTATTTAAGAAACCAAATAAATTATTCTTCCCAATATCTAGTTTTTGATTTATGCTATCAATTTTTGATTTAATTACATCTTTTTTCTTTGTATATTCATCTACTTCATTTTGTATTTTTTTATTATAATCATCAAAATTAATATCTCTTTGTTTTTCAAGTTCATTTTTTTCATTTGTTAAGCTTTTGAGCTCTTGACTTATAGTATTTTGTAAGTTTTTTAATCTTTGTAATTCTTCTTTAATTCTATTTGTTGAAGTACTTTGTAAAGCTTGTTGTGGTAATAAAGCAAGCGTTATTTCTTCTTTAGATACTTTTTTATCTAAATCATTATATTCTGCTGTTTTACTTTCAAGAGTATCATCCAATGATAATAAAGCAGTTTTAATCTCAATATCTTTATCTTTTGATAATTGTAAAAGCTTAGAATTTATAAGGTCTTTTTTGTTTTCTAATTCTCTTTTTTCATCTTCTTTTTTATCATTTATACTAACTCTTGCTTTTTGCTTTTCATACTCTTCTTTTGTTTCTAACTCTTTTATACTACTTGATATAGAGTCTACTTTTATATTTAATTCATTTAAATTTATTTCGTAAGTATTCTCTTTATCTTGCTCACTTATTAGATGCTCAATTCTGTATTTTTGAGTAAAATCATTATATGTTTTTTCATTTACTTTGATAATATTGTTTAACTCAGCTATTTGTGTATTGTAATTAGTTGATTTATTCTTCCATTCACTTTGTAAAATATTTTTTTGTTCATTTTGTATTTTTTGTTGAGCTATAAAATCAACTTGTTTATCATCTATTACTTTTTTGATTTTATTCGTATTATATGCGATTGTTTCTAATTGAGTTTTAGTATTATTTATCTCATCGCATAAAGCTTTATATGTAATAATTGTTTCATCAAGGTTTAAAATTCTATCTCTTCTGTCTTTTATTAACTCAAAATGAGATACGTTTAGAAGCGCATCTGAAAGTTTAAATTTAAACTCTGAAATATCTAAAGAATACTCTTTCTCACCAATTAGTGAAATAAGCATATCTTTTATACCTCTATCTCTAACTGATGAGTTTGAATAAATATTAAATAAATATTTACCAAATATACTTGCAGATTCTTCACTATCATAAAAAGAAAAATCTAAATCAGGTTTATCTTTGTTTGGTAATAATCTATAACTTTTTTTACACATCATTTTTCTAAATGTTGCTACAGTTTCACTCTTGTAAAATGTCAAAAAGTTTTTTGAACAATTTGCAAGAATTTCTTTTAGATTTAAACTTCTATTATCTTCATCAAGATATAAAGTGCTTATATCTTCTTCAAAATTTTGAATATTTACAAAAACATGCTTTACTTTTCCCTCATCTTTACTTAAGATAATAAGATTTCTACCAATAACATTTTCATATACATAAATAAGATGTGAATAGCTACCTTCTAAATGCCAATCATAAAAACTAAGCTCTTTACTAAGAGGTCTAGTTTTATCTTTATCCATAGTATAAAAATAACATATTGCACTCATTACAGTTGTTTTTCCAACTCCAGAACTACCAAGTAAAAGAGTAAAATCATCTATAATAACTTTTTCATTAGGAAAATGTCCACTATTTATAAATCTTATTTCTTTTAATCCAAATGTACTACAGCTCATATTCAATTTCCTCAATGATATCTTCAATAAATTTAAATGACCGAAGAATCAAGAATTCCCCTGATCTATTACCTACACTTTGGGCAAAACCGTCATTTTTCAATCTAGTAATAATCGAATCAATTGCTTCACGGTTTGTTGAACGTTTTTTTAAAAAGCTCATTTTATCAGTCATTGTTTTTAATTCTATATCTTCGTTTAATCTACTTTCCATATTACTAGCACTATATGGACCACCATCTGCTGAGCTTATATTTGTATTTAAAAGTTTTAAAAATCTATATATTTCTATGTAATCAATATAAGCATTAACATAAGATTTAGGAATAGTTTCATAGCCTTCAATTATAAAAAAGAAAAAACCTTTATCACTTACAAGTGTATACCCTATAATAGAATAGTAAGTTCTTACATCTTGTGTATATTGTAGTATGAAATTATATGCTTCTTTGATTTTAAAATCACTGCTATTTTCATTAATAAATTTACCATTTACTCTACACTCTTCAATTACTTGAAAAATATCTTTATAATCTTCTAATTGTGCTAAATCCACTCTATCCCTTTTTTATAATATATGGCAATTTTATGCCTTTATGTTCAACAATTTCATCTCTTGAAATATATAAAAACTTGTTGTATTGCAGTGTTACTCTAATAAATATTGATAAAAATTGTTTTTTATCTAAATCTTTTTGTATTAAAAATGAAGCTAAATCTCTATCTTGTTTTATAAAACTATTATAAACTTTTTTTGTTCCAAGAATTTTTTTCATTTTTAGAACTTTTTTTTCACTAGGTTTAATAGATGCAGGTCTTGGTTCTTCTTTTTTTATCTCTTCATTTACAGGGATATTGTTTTCTTTTGCAATTAAAACAATAGCATCAACTAGCTCATTATTATTCATATAATGTGATTTTATTTTTATACTTTTTGCAA from Poseidonibacter antarcticus encodes:
- the aroB gene encoding 3-dehydroquinate synthase — its product is MTVKINLPHDNSYDIFIDKLNELYFDTKVVIVTNPTVSGFHLEYLKTKLNAKELSVCTIPDGEQYKHMETIESILEHCFTKRLDRKSLLVAFGGGVIGDMTGFAASIYQRGIDFIQIPTTLLSQVDASVGGKTGINNKFGKNLIGAFHQPIAVYIDPSMLKTLPKREFGAGVAEIVKMAVTFNKDFFEWLEQNDITDEANLKIAIQKSVETKAYVVSQDEKEHGIRAALNYGHTFGHVVENETNYNTYLHGEAVAIGMMMANAASVKLGLMSEDDALRVKKLLEKYNIPTSYNIKNVEDFYEHFFLDKKSLDNKIKFILARGIGDCLITNEVDKKDMIEVLEGFTCA
- a CDS encoding mechanosensitive ion channel family protein, which translates into the protein MLKNLLLIFIFTITVFAESEVVDKKDKAEVKKIEQNIIKEKFNEAQIELKEKEKKELEEKKKKEINIQNLAKIESLLEKIKKIELGLKNNILLKRYSNYLSYRKISTELAILKRSLTNKKNAEEEQVYQLHNKIRVKENELELIEEYKGSPIGGFINPPEIEAYDHISNPFGIINALSQIKKLEDSKNQFKNREEDISDLTIKLDEELFLYLELFNLEQRSDYKEKITFLDKQKKDFNMVLEIVSTTEEVYTRKIEQVILEIKNQISQQVEKVLFIFIILLVLAFVSFLVKLALKKYFSQNESYYMTNKIINFTVVFLIVMILMFSYIDNVSYLVTILGFASAGIAIALKDWFMSIFGWMVMVTSGSIQVGDRIKVSRSGVQAVGDVLDISLFKITIREDITYTSYTVNRRTGRIFFIPNNYIFSEMIANYTHSGLRTVWDGIDITITFDSNYKKAQKISRDILKHYSKGYTDITRKQLSKMRSKYQLRATGVEPRVFTFVESYGIVISGWYLTNSYAALQLRSTMSPEILEAFMKEDDIHIAYPTQQINMNNTENHYGPSRSNRPKPEDLEDIEG
- the dgt gene encoding dGTPase, yielding MIDYNKKITVDREFYPSKNIDASVESDRGRILSSPAFRRLQKRTQVFALELNASIRTRLTHSLEVSQNARFISKTILSKLKEKKGLDFYKLEGLENAFVSTAEMTSLLHDIGNPPFGHFAEQTINDWISKNLIAKLDSFETITKEHINLKELIKKDICNYDGNAQAIRVISKLQRLNLSYTQILSVLKYTRGAFEDKPKQGEKFDYLKKKPGYYYSEKNFIEKIQETLEVKEGCRFPITYIMEAADDISYLTADLEDSVEKGILSLDDVYNLIKQECEKEDEHYLLEVIQDRYEKAKEDEEPYQFNMFFTLVRAKIVSSLVYHVVDIFIDNHEKIFNGEFNYALLEFDKESKYYKAIKILQNISMKYIYQNKHIQTLELKCYAIINGLFTNYKPLLDLDIKDFEKLLRDEEIDCFISMRLLRRISPKQIVAYKNNIKELNNEDVKSYEILEWYHRVRLIIDYISGMTDDYALEEYKVLRALK
- the ppk2 gene encoding polyphosphate kinase 2, which produces MVDKIVKIDEDEVSLDELVSIYKNYKNLEEKSLKISSKREAEKALKPYQAELIKLQKHLEDTQQKMIILFEGRDAAGKGGTIRRITRYMNEKHYRVVALGKPTQEQKTQWYYQKYIEHFPRGGEVVLFDRSWYNRAMVEHVFDFCTEKEYSDFMNSVTFFENDLTTQGTIIVKLYFSVTKDEQANRFERRKTDPLRQWKLSEIDMQAQERWDDFTLTKYNMLKQTHSHNAPWTVIRSNDKQKARLEALKVILNSVDYKDRDADIDYSVDPKIVISGAREIEIMDAQRLKNGKFIG
- a CDS encoding ABC transporter substrate-binding protein, which produces MKKTVLIASLIASLNISSFASESLTVMGFGGDYSKIQKEHMIEPFMKKTGINILTDDYKGGTAEIKAQVDSGNVKWDVIDIDYIDLEKACNENLLEIIDPEFLPKGDDGVSAKNDFYPLALSSECAVGITFWSAVFAYNDKFIGDIKPKTINDLFDTKKIPGKRGLNKRAQINMEWALIADGVAAKDVYDVLETQEGVKRAFAKLDTIKDSVIWFDSWSQSPQLLNDGSVIMSQAPNGRFTKFNVVWDAQGFDLDGWAIVKGTKKLELSKKFIAYATSTVPLSGVKDINYGPTRKSSTNLVDKEAQQNLPTAHLDEGFKVNSAFWSDYGTELNEQFNAWLLKK
- the mtaB gene encoding tRNA (N(6)-L-threonylcarbamoyladenosine(37)-C(2))-methylthiotransferase MtaB, whose amino-acid sequence is MNFTKDKQKVYFKTFGCRTNVFDTQVMMSNLKDFDVTQNEKDADVVVINSCTVTNGADSTARGYINSLKKLPKDPRVVFTGCGVWTKGESLFKEEKVDALFGHSEKEKINELLQQEDRFFQAGDLEHLDNTIVEEFIGKSRAFIKIQEGCDFRCSYCIIPHVRGDARSYSEEKILEQVETLASNGFGEFILTGTNVGSYGKKQHTSLAKLLKKMSQIKGVRRIRMGSIEPIQIDDEFKELVNEPFMAKHLHIALQHTSKDMLKIMNRRNKVLSDLELFEFLSENGYALGTDFIVGHPGETEELWKEAMENLHKFPLTHVHAFTYSKRDGTPSATMKPEVRGNIAKLRYNELTKIIEEKNYNFRKNNNKTLEILIEQEKNGKYIGLDQHFNHIEIDSTVDLVGDWIFIDDYDVKAKNNVAKFR